The following are encoded together in the Juglans microcarpa x Juglans regia isolate MS1-56 chromosome 2D, Jm3101_v1.0, whole genome shotgun sequence genome:
- the LOC121248698 gene encoding senescence-specific cysteine protease SAG39-like isoform X2 — MREMHEQWMARYGRLYENNQEKEKRLKIFKENVALIESFNNIGNKPYKLGVNQFADLKNDEFKASRNRFKGHECSTKTSSFKYQNVTALPSSMDWRKKGAVTPIKDQGQCGCCWAFSAVAAMEGITKLKSGKLISLSEQELVDCDIKGVDQGCSGGLMDNAFQFIQNNHGLTTEANYPYTGVDGTCNTKGEANHAANINGYEDVPANSEKALLKAVANQPISVAIDAGGSDFQFYSSGIFTGEYGTSLDHGVTAVGYGVTSDGTKYWLVKNSWGTEWGEEGYIRMQRDVDAKEGLCGIAMQASYPTA, encoded by the exons ATGCGTGAGATGCATGAGCAATGGATGGCTCGTTATGGACGGTTATACGAAAATAATCAGGAGAAGGAGAAGCGTTTGAAGATATTTAAGGAAAATGTGGCGCTTATAGAATCTTTCAACAACATTGGGAACAAACCATACAAGTTAGGAGTCAACCAATTTGCAGATCTTAAGAATGATGAGTTCAAAGCCTCACGAAATAGATTCAAGGGGCATGAGTGCTCAACAAAGACTTCTtccttcaaatatcaaaatgtgACTGCATTGCCTTCGTCCATGGATTGGAGAAAGAAAGGAGCCGTAACACCGATCAAAGACCAAGGCCAATGTG GATGTTGCTGGGCATTTTCAGCAGTGGCAGCCATGGAAGGAATTACTAAGCTAAAAAGTGGTAAACTAATCTCATTGTCAGAGCAAGAGTTGGTTGACTGCGACATTAAAGGAGTGGACCAAGGTTGTAGTGGTGGTTTGATGGACAATGCTTTCCAGTTCATCCAAAACAATCACGGTCTCACTACAGAAGCCAACTATCCTTACACAGGTGTGGATGGAACCTGCAACACAAAGGGAGAAGCCAACCATGCAGCCAACATAAACGGCTACGAAGATGTGCCAGCCAACAGTGAGAAGGCACTTCTTAAGGCTGTAGCTAATCAGCCAATTTCTGTTGCCATAGATGCTGGAGGATCTGACTTCCAATTCTATTCAAGCGGAATTTTTACAGGAGAGTATGGTACTAGCCTAGACCATGGCGTTACTGCTGTTGGTTATGGGGTTACTAGTGATGGGACCAAGTATTGGCTGGTGAAGAACTCATGGGGTACCGAATGGGGTGAAGAAGGGTACATAAGGATGCAAAGAGATGTTGATGCAAAGGAAGGCCTATGTGGTATAGCTATGCAAGCCTCTTATCCGACTGCATAG
- the LOC121248698 gene encoding senescence-specific cysteine protease SAG39-like isoform X1, whose translation MGFSNQCIYLALILTLGALASQVAARTLQDVAMREMHEQWMARYGRLYENNQEKEKRLKIFKENVALIESFNNIGNKPYKLGVNQFADLKNDEFKASRNRFKGHECSTKTSSFKYQNVTALPSSMDWRKKGAVTPIKDQGQCGCCWAFSAVAAMEGITKLKSGKLISLSEQELVDCDIKGVDQGCSGGLMDNAFQFIQNNHGLTTEANYPYTGVDGTCNTKGEANHAANINGYEDVPANSEKALLKAVANQPISVAIDAGGSDFQFYSSGIFTGEYGTSLDHGVTAVGYGVTSDGTKYWLVKNSWGTEWGEEGYIRMQRDVDAKEGLCGIAMQASYPTA comes from the exons ATGGGCTTCTCTAACCAATGCATTTATTTGGCTTTGATCCTCACTTTGGGAGCTTTGGCTTCTCAAGTTGCTGCTCGCACCCTACAAGATGTGGCGATGCGTGAGATGCATGAGCAATGGATGGCTCGTTATGGACGGTTATACGAAAATAATCAGGAGAAGGAGAAGCGTTTGAAGATATTTAAGGAAAATGTGGCGCTTATAGAATCTTTCAACAACATTGGGAACAAACCATACAAGTTAGGAGTCAACCAATTTGCAGATCTTAAGAATGATGAGTTCAAAGCCTCACGAAATAGATTCAAGGGGCATGAGTGCTCAACAAAGACTTCTtccttcaaatatcaaaatgtgACTGCATTGCCTTCGTCCATGGATTGGAGAAAGAAAGGAGCCGTAACACCGATCAAAGACCAAGGCCAATGTG GATGTTGCTGGGCATTTTCAGCAGTGGCAGCCATGGAAGGAATTACTAAGCTAAAAAGTGGTAAACTAATCTCATTGTCAGAGCAAGAGTTGGTTGACTGCGACATTAAAGGAGTGGACCAAGGTTGTAGTGGTGGTTTGATGGACAATGCTTTCCAGTTCATCCAAAACAATCACGGTCTCACTACAGAAGCCAACTATCCTTACACAGGTGTGGATGGAACCTGCAACACAAAGGGAGAAGCCAACCATGCAGCCAACATAAACGGCTACGAAGATGTGCCAGCCAACAGTGAGAAGGCACTTCTTAAGGCTGTAGCTAATCAGCCAATTTCTGTTGCCATAGATGCTGGAGGATCTGACTTCCAATTCTATTCAAGCGGAATTTTTACAGGAGAGTATGGTACTAGCCTAGACCATGGCGTTACTGCTGTTGGTTATGGGGTTACTAGTGATGGGACCAAGTATTGGCTGGTGAAGAACTCATGGGGTACCGAATGGGGTGAAGAAGGGTACATAAGGATGCAAAGAGATGTTGATGCAAAGGAAGGCCTATGTGGTATAGCTATGCAAGCCTCTTATCCGACTGCATAG